ATCTCTGTCCATTACTCTTTGCCCTGTTTAGCCAGTCTTCAAAGAGTGCAAAATTGAAATTTCCTGGGGTGGGTTCTAATTCATACCAGCTGAACCTGCGGTAAATTGTGGTGGTGGGCAGTCCAGCGAGGTTCGGGTCATTATTGGCGGCTCGGTAAAATGTCTGCCAGCCCATTCCGGGATTGGCAAATATTGAGTCGGTATTTTCCTCTAATTTTACTGTTTTGACTGGACCATGTTCATTTTTTTTACTGCAAAATGTCAAAATAACTATAACATAAAAAAGTAGTATAAAATTTATTCTCATAAACTTCATAATTAATTATACTTTAAAATTAAAATAAAGTCAATAATTTTTACTGCTGACCCATTTCCACATTTTTCAATATTAAGAGTCAGTTACTGAGTTTTTTAAATATCAGAAGTTTTGGTTTTCATTTAATAATCCCCCATTATCCCCATTTATAAAAGAGGGAAAGAGGGGATTGAAATTTTGCTCCTATAATAATTGAGAAACTTTATTGACTTTTTACCCATACTAAATATATTTATAACACCTTATGGAAAATGGGTATAAAAGAAAACAAATAAAATATTCTAATAAAATTTCATTATCACTTCTTATCAGGGCATTATTGGGAAGGGCATCGGTTTTGAACATAATCGGAAAGAACACAACTGGTATAAAAGATATTCTGTATGGCATTAAGGCTGCCGAAAAAATTAAAGACTATAAGTTACTTGCGGACTGTTTTTTACAATTGAGTTATATTTATCATTCATTAAATAGTTATGAAGATATGTTTAAAACATCAGCGCGGGCGATTCGTTTTTATAAGAAATGCAAAAATTATGAAGGGGTCGCAAATTGCTATAATATTATTGGACTTGTCTATTATGCGAAAGATAAATATTCGAAATCACTAACATATCATAATAAATCCCTTAAGATAAACGAGAAAATTCATTATAATGAAGGCATAGCAACAAATTTTGTTAATATCGCAATTGTATATGATGCGCTCGGAGATTATAAAAAGGCATTGAAATTTTATAAAATTGGTTTGCGATTATTTGGTAAGGATAATGTTCGTGTTGGGTTTGCTTATGTTCTTAATAATATGGGAACGATTTATCATTCTTTGGGAAAGAATGATAAAGCATTGGAATACTACAAAAAAGCTTTGAAAATCAGAGAAGAGATTTGTGATAATGAAGGCATCGCCGAAAGTTATAATAATGTTGGTGTTATTTATTATGCTTATGGATTATATGATAAAGCAGTAGAGTATTTTTATAGGTCATTGTTGATAAAGAAGAAAATAGGGGCACTAAAAGGTCAGGCTACGGCGTATAATAATATAGGAAGTGTGTATATTGCTATGGGGAATTACAAAAAGGCGATTAAAAGTTTTGAAAAGGCAATAATACTCTGGGAAAAAATTGGTAATTTAAGCGGACAGGGAACAATCTATAACAATCTGGGTTATATATATCTGGTATTAGGCGATTATAACAGGGCACTTTGCTACCTGAAAAAGTCACTTAAAATCAATAGCAAAATTCAGGACCTTAACAGTGTTGTTGTTTGTTTGATCCATTTGGCCAATGTTAACATAATGTTACAAAATTTTGGGCGCGTCTTTAAATTATTGCAAAGGGCTGAAAAAATAGCCAATGAAATCGAAAAAAAGGATAGTTTAATGCGAATATATATTGCCTACTGCGAATTAATGGTTATAAAAAAGAAATTTATATGTGCAATGGAATATTGCAAGAAAGTACATAGATTAGCCAGTGAGACAAGTTCAAAAAAGGGGATGGGCGAGGCGATTTTTTTAAAGGCGAGAATTTATTCGGCACAGAACGGAGAAGATAGAAAAAGAATGGCAGAAAAAAAATTCATAGAGGCGATTAAGATTTTTGAATCTTTAGGACAACAGTTTGAACTGGCAAAAACTTACTACTATTTTGGTGAAATGCTTAAGGATCAAGATAAATACGAAGCAAATGAATGTTTGAATAGGTCAGCAAATATCTTTAAAAAGATTGGTTCTGAAGTATGGTTAAGAAAAACGCAGTCTCTTCTTAGTGCAGAAGGTAATCAATAAAATGGATAAAGATAAGAGGAAGGAACTTTTGATTAATGCGGTTACAAATAGGGCAGAAATATATGGGTTAATTGGGAAGTATGAAAAGGCGATTGAAGAGTATGATAAAATTCTCAGAATTTTCAAAAAACTTGATCGATCAATCAGAGTAGATATTATCCTTCGCATTTCTGGATTGTTAATTACGGGGAGATTGGATTTGAAAAATGCCCGCAGGTTTATATATAAATTACAAAAATTTCCGGGAATAAAAAAATATCCTCATTTTGAAGCAAGAATTTTTAATCTACTGGGGGTAATCTGCCGGCGTGAACTCAATTATGCTCAAGCAGAAAAATATTTTCAAAAAGCATTGAATATATACAAAAAATTAAAAGATGATTATGGGATGAACGGGGTTTTGAGTAATATTGCCCTGCTTGCTTTTAACCGGGATGAGTATGATAACGCCCTGCACTACTATAATAAATGTCTTCTTTTGGATAAGAAGATTAATGATAAGTTGGGGATGGCAACGACATTTAATAATATTGGACTTGTTTATCAAGAAATAGGCGATTATAAAAAAGCAATACAATATTATAATAAAGCTTTAATCGCAGCGGAAAAAACCGGATATAGAATGGGTGTAGGTTCAGCATTGGGTAATTGTGGTGCAGTTTTTGAAAAACAGGGTGATTATCCAAAAGCGATAGAATATTACAAAAAGAACTTCCAAATCGCAAAAGAACTCGGATTTCGGAGACAGCTCGGTATTTCTTCGGGCCTGCTCGGCAAGGTTTTTATTATTAATGGTGAATATACCCAGGCACTCAAATTTTTGAAAATTGCATTTGCCATATTCCAGGAATTAAACGATATTAGTAGAATGACCCTGGCACAAATCCATCTGGGCATTACTTATACAAAATTACGACAATATGCTAAGGCAGGTGTTCATCTTTACAGGGCAGAGCAGAATGCAATGAAAATGAATGATAAAAAGTTGCTTTCTTTGGTCAAGTCTGCTATAGTTGATTTAGAAAAAAACAAAAAATAGGTTTTCTTGACTTTTGTAAATTTTTCGCTATAATTGGTTGAAGGAGGTTATTATTATGAAACCATTTAGGAATGAGAAATATACTGATTTTACAATCGCAGAAAACAGAAAAAAGATGGAAAAAGCCCTTGCTGAGGTTGAGGCACAATTTGGCAGGGAATATGATATCATCATCGGTGGTAAAAGGGTTAAGACAAATAATAAATTGATTTCATATAATCCATCAAAAAAAGACCAGGTCGTAGGTGTTTTCCAGAAGGCAGATGAAAAGATTGCGGAACAGGCAATGGCTGCGGCATTGGAGACATTCAAGACCTGGCAATATACGCCTGCAAAGGTCAGGGCAAATTATCTATTTAAAATGGCAAATATTATGCGTAAGAGAAGACTGGAACTCGACTCCTGGCTTGTTTTTGAGGCAGGGAAAAACTGGAATGAGGCAGATGCAGATATTGCTGAGGCAATAGATTTTTGTGAATACTATGGCAGGGAAGCATTAAGATATGATAAGGGTCCAAAACTCCTTCAATATCCAGGTGAAAAGGATGTGCAGGTTTATATCCCATTAGGTGTAGGAATTGTTATCCCACCCTGGAACTTCCCGATGGCAATTTTGACCGGTATGACGACCGCAGCATTTGTAAGCGGAAACACGGTAATTTTGAAACCCTCAAGTGATACACCAACAATTGCCTATAAATTTATGGAAGTGGTGGAAGAAGCGGGTGTTCCATCCGGGGTTGTAAATTTTATGACTGGTTCAGGTGCACTTGCCGGTGATTATCTTGTGCGTCATCCAAAGACAAGATTTATCGCCTTCACTGGCTCAAAAGAAGTTGGTCTGCGGATCGTTGAACAGGCGGCAAAGACCCAGCCCGGACAGATATGGATAAAAAGGGTAGTTGCTGAAATGGGTGGTAAAGATGCAATTATAGTGGATTCTGAGGCAGATATTGATAGTGCAGTCAACGGTGTCCTTGTTTCTGCCTTTGGTTATCAGGGGCAGAAATGTTCTGCCTGCTCAAGGCTTATCCTTGATGATAAGATTTATGAAAAATTTATGGAGAAGTTTGTTCCCAGGGTTGAGGCCATTAAAGTTGGACCAGTAAAGTATTTTGAAAATTATATGGGACCGGTAATAAGCCAGAGTGCCTACAACTCAATAATGGAATACATAAAGATTGGAAAATCCGAAGGCAGACTCGTTTGTGGTGGTGAGCCGGCAGGTGATGAGGGATGGTTTATCAGACCTACCGTGATTGAGATTGATAGTCCGAAGGCGAGGATATTCCAGGAAGAGATATTTGGACCTGTCCTTGCTGTGATAAGGGCTCGTAATTATGACCATGCAATAGAACTTGCCAATGATTCTGAATATGGTCTCACCGGTGCAGTATATACAAAGAATCGCAAGAAGATTGAAAGGGCAAAGAAGGAATTCTTTGTTGGCAATCTTTATATAAATCGGAAATGCACGGGCGCACTCGTTGGTGTCCATCCATTCGGTGGTTTCAATATGTCAGGAACCGATTCCAAGGCAGGAGGTCCTGATTATTTACTATTATTCACCCAGGCAAAATCAATCGCTGAGTATGTAGGAATCAAGAAGAGGAAAAAATGACTGAAAACGAAATAATTAAAGAGATAAAAAAGAATGATATAAAATTCATTGACCTCTGGTTTTCAGATATCCTCGGGTCAATAAAGAATGTAACGATTACAATTGTAGAATTACAAAAGGCACTAAGAGATGGGATATGGTTTGATGGCTCGTCAGTGGAAGGGTTCGGCAGGATATGTGAAAGTGATATGTTCTTAAGGCCTGACCTTGATACATTCCGGATAATACCATGGAATGCAGAAAAGACTGCAAGATTTATCTGTGATGTATATGGTCCTGACCACAAGCCTTCAGTGGTTGACCCGCGTGGCTTACTCAAAAAGGTCCTTTCAAATCTTAAAAAAGATGGTATGGAATTTAATGTCGGTGCGGAACTTGAATTTTACTTATTCCAGCGTGATGGTTCAAGGATTACACCTTTACTACATGACCAGGTTGGATACTTTGACTTAGGTGGTGATTTAGCATTACGGGTACGTAAACAGATGTGTGAAAAACTATCGGAATTCGGTATCGTGGTTGAAGCAGGCCACCATGAAGTAGGGAAGAGCCAGCACGAGATTGACTTAAGATATACTGATGCACTACAACTTGCAGATAATATTCTGACGGCAAAGATGGTGATAAAACGTATTGCCGAAGAACACAATCTCTATGCGACATTTATGCCTAAGCCATTGTTCGGAATGGCAGGTTGCGGAATGCATACCCATCAGAGTATATTCAAGAATGGGAAAAATATATTTGCGGACCCGAAGGATGATTATGGTCTTTCTGAGACAGCCTACCATTACCTTGCAGGTCTTTTAGCTCACATAAAAGAGATTTCCGCGGTGATTTCACCCATAGTAAATTCTTATAAGAGGCTGGTATCTGGTTTTGAGGCACCGGTCTATATCTGCTGGGGAAGGATGAATCGCTCAGCACTGGTGCGTGTTCCTCAGATCACGAAGAATAGATTGAATAGTACCCGTCTTGAGCTCCGTTCAGTTGACCCCTGCACAAATCCCTATCTTGCATTCAGTGTTATCCTTGAGGCTGGTATTGATGGTGTGAAGAGAAAATTGAAACCACCAAAACCGGTTGAAGAAGATGTTTATCATCTTGAGAGTATGGATTTACAATCCAAGGGTATTGATGTTCTTCCAAGGTCATTATGGGAGGCATTGCAATATTACCATAAGAGTAATCTTGTAAAAAGGACATTTGGTGAGACACTCTTTGAAAAATACTACGAGATAAAAACGCGGGAATGGAATGAATACTCAATCCAGGTCTCAAAATGGGAGGTTGATAAGTATTTGGAGATATATTAAATAGAGGGCTAAAGAGGGATAAAGAAGGCTAAAGAGGGCGGTAGAAGGCGATACAGGGCAGTAAAGGGCAATAGAGGGCGAAAAAAGGCAAGCGATTCTTGTATTAGAATTATGTTTCCAATTTGGAATTTGATCTCACCCTCCATACATCAAATCCCTCACCCTTGTGGGAGTCCCCTTTCTAAGATTCCTCTTTTCTCTCTCCCCCTTTCTTAAAGGGGGATAAGGTATTTAGGGGCAATAAGACGCAATTGGTTGAGATCCTCTCCCCCTTCCTTAAAGGGGGATAAAGGGGGATTGGACGATAAGCAAAACCCTATTACGAAACGGGCTGCGAAACCGTTCAATGAAAGACAAAAACTAAATTTTTTAATTTGGTGTTTGGAATTTGGGATTTATTCCTGTGTGGGCGCTCGGGGCAAATCTAAACATTATAACAAGTGGCTAAAATAAATCTGTAGGAGCCGCTTCCCAGCAGCGATATAATGTCGTGGTTGGAAACAGCTCCTACAATATTCCTGTTTGACCGTTTGACAATTGCATTATTGTCCTGTAACCATTTTTATTTAGGTTTTTCTCCAAAAAGTTGGGAGATTTGCTGGATAAAAATGTTTGAAATGCAAAATTTTCAGGTTAGGGGTAGATTGGAGTTAATTCGTAAGAATTTTATTCCATTTTCAACCGACACTTATTATTATTCCACAATTTTAGAATTATGGAATAATGGAATGGTGAAGAAATGTTAAAATAAGGTGATTTGATAAAATATCATTGATTTTTATGAAAATCTGGATATCATTATTTATGATAGCAGTAATCGATTTTGGCTCCCAGTATACCCAGTTGATTGCCCGCAGGGTAAGGGAATGTGGGGTATTTTCAGAGATCTTCAGTTGTTTTATTGATAGATTAAAGACCGAAAATCTTGAAGGTATCATTCTCTCCGGTGGTCCGGGTAGCGTCTATGAGTCTGATATTAAAGTATTTAAACAATTCTTTGAATACAATGTCCCGGTTTTAGGGATATGTTATGGCCTGCAATTGACAGCTCAAATGTTCGGCGGTAAGGTCCAACACACAAAATGCCGTGAATATGGACCTGCGGAGATTAAAATTAGGAATAACCTTTTGTTTGAAGGCCTACCGGTTAGATTTAAAGTCTGGATGAGCCACGGCGATTCAGTAGTTACATTGCCCCCGCGAGCAAAGGTAATCGCATCAACCGATACTACACCGATTGCCGGTCTCCAGTTGAGAAACTTTTATGGTGTCCAGTTTCATCCGGAAGTTAGACATACGCAATATGGTATGAAAATAATAAATAATTTTCTATTTAGAATCTGCAAGGCAAAGAAGACCTGGTCAATGGGAAAGTTTATAAACGAAAAGATAAAAGAGATAAGAGAAACCGTTGGTGATAAAAAGGCAATCTGCGCAATAAGTGGGGGAATTGATTCTACCGTAGCCGGTGTTCTGACATCCAGGGCGATCGGGAGCAAATTTGTGGGCATATTTGTTGATAATGGTTTGTTAAGATATAATGAACGAGAAGAGGTTGAAAGGAATTTGAAAAATAGAATGCATTTGATAGTTGTTGATGCGAGGAAGAGATTTTTGAACAAATTAAGTGGGATAAAAGAACCGGAACAGAAACGTAAAATTATTGGCAACGAATTTATTAAAATTTTTGAAGAAGAAGCGAGCAAGATAAAAGGTGTGGAATATTTAATCCAGGGGACATTGTATCCTGATGTCATAGAATCCGGAAAGGGTATCGGACCTTCAGCAGTGATCAAGAGCCATCACAATGTCGGAGGATTGCCTGAAAAAATGCACCTGAAGATTATTGAGCCATTGAGGATGCTTTTTAAAGACGAGGTTCGGGAAATAGCAAGAAGATTGAGGATGCCAGAGACATTTATCCAGAGAAAACCATTCCCGGGACCGGGTCTTGCCGTGCGCATTGTCGGGGAGATTAATGAACAAAAACTTGAAACATTAAGACAGGCAGATAGAATCTTACAGGAAGAGGCACAAAAATTAAAGAATTATAAAGATATATGGCAGATTTTTGCCGTGCTTTTGCCTTTAGGGAGTGTGGGTGTAATGGGTGATAAAAGGACCTATGAGAATGTGTGTGCAATAAGGGCGGTCTATAGTGAGGATGGGATGACAGCAGACTGGGTTAAATTACCGGACTATTTTTTGCGACAGGTTTCAAGCCGCATTACCAATGAAGTAAAGGGTATAAACCGGGTTGTTTACGATATTACATCTAAACCACCCGCAACAATAGAATGGGAGTGATATGTGTGGTATAATCGGGATAATTGGTAAAGGAAGGGCGATTGATTATATTTATCCCGGTTTGATTGCATTACAACACCGGGGACAGGATGCAGCCGGCGCGGTGACATACGAACAAACTTTCCACTTGAAAAAAGGGCAGGGGCTGGTTACAAATGTTTTTAATTCGAAGAACATTGCCCGCCTTGATGGTGATATCGGCATCGGTCATGTGCGCTATCCTACAGTGGGACCCGGTGGCATTGAAGATGCCCAGCCATTTGTGTTGACTGTACCTTACGGTATCGCCCTTGCGCACAATGGTAATTTGGTCAATTATTTTGATTTAAAGAAAGAAATAATTGAAAAGGATTTAAGATATCTGAATTCAAATTGTGATGCGGAAATTATATTGAATATTCTTTCAATTGAACTTTCAAAAATGGATTTGAGTAAATTTAATGCCGATTTATTATTCCAGGCACTCAAACGAGTATATGATAAATTGATTGGTAGTTTTGCAGTGGTCTGTATTATCGCAGGAAAGGGTCTACTTGCCTTCAGGGATAAGAATGGAATAAAACCCCTTGTCTATGCACCAAATGGTGAAGGTTACACCTTTGCCTCAGAGAGTGTAGCACTTGATATGCTTGGATGTTCAGAATTCAAAGATGTAGAACCGGGTGAAGCAATATTTATTGATACACACAATAATGTATTTTCAAAAAAGATTCATAATGGGAAAAAGGCAACCTGCATATTTGAATATGTATATTTTGCAAGACCGGATTCGGTTATTGATGGAATAGGTGTTTATGAAGCACGGTTAAGATTGGGCGAAGAACTTGGAAAGGAATGTCTGAAGGCCGGGATAAAACCTGATGTTGTAGTTCCTGTTCCCGATACTGCCCGGGGATCTGCCCAGATGGTAGCAGAAGTCTTAAAGGTGAAACATCGTGAAGGTTTGATAAAGAATCGTTATATCTACCGAACATTTATTATGCCTACCCAGGAGAAAAGAATTGAATCAGTGCGTATGAAACTGAATGTAATAAAATCAGAAATCAAGAATAAAAAAGTTCTACTAATAGATGATTCAATCGTTCGCGGTAATACATCAAAAGAGATAATCGGATTGATACGGAGTGCCGGAGCGAAAGAGGTTTATTTTGGTGTTTATTCACCACCCCTTAAATATCCCTGCGTCTATGGAATAGATATGCAGACCAGGGGTGAATTTATTGCCCGAAATAAATCAGTTGAAGAAATAAAAAAGACAATCGGCGCAGACGCTTTGATATATCAATCCGTGGAGGGATTGATAAAAGGTGTAGGAATGGGTACCACAGATTTTTGCACTGCCTGTTTTGCTGGTGATTATCCTACTGAAATATCAGAAGGATTTTTGGAAAAGATTGAAAGAGATAGAATAAAAAAGGCAAATTAGGGCAATTAATGACAAAAAGAAAGGCTAAAATTGTGAACCCGAAGATTTACTTTACATTTGTAGATTTAGAATTAGATGTGCAACACCTTTTGTGAGGGATTAGTAAACTAAAAATATTTTACTCTTGATTTTTCGGACGGGATATTTATAATAATTTTAAGGGAGGAGATTATGAAAAAGATTTTGTATCTGCTTCTCGTATTTCTTGTGTGCTATTCACTTCTTTATGCACTGAGTT
The candidate division WOR-3 bacterium genome window above contains:
- a CDS encoding tetratricopeptide repeat protein, which translates into the protein MENGYKRKQIKYSNKISLSLLIRALLGRASVLNIIGKNTTGIKDILYGIKAAEKIKDYKLLADCFLQLSYIYHSLNSYEDMFKTSARAIRFYKKCKNYEGVANCYNIIGLVYYAKDKYSKSLTYHNKSLKINEKIHYNEGIATNFVNIAIVYDALGDYKKALKFYKIGLRLFGKDNVRVGFAYVLNNMGTIYHSLGKNDKALEYYKKALKIREEICDNEGIAESYNNVGVIYYAYGLYDKAVEYFYRSLLIKKKIGALKGQATAYNNIGSVYIAMGNYKKAIKSFEKAIILWEKIGNLSGQGTIYNNLGYIYLVLGDYNRALCYLKKSLKINSKIQDLNSVVVCLIHLANVNIMLQNFGRVFKLLQRAEKIANEIEKKDSLMRIYIAYCELMVIKKKFICAMEYCKKVHRLASETSSKKGMGEAIFLKARIYSAQNGEDRKRMAEKKFIEAIKIFESLGQQFELAKTYYYFGEMLKDQDKYEANECLNRSANIFKKIGSEVWLRKTQSLLSAEGNQ
- a CDS encoding tetratricopeptide repeat protein, with the translated sequence MDKDKRKELLINAVTNRAEIYGLIGKYEKAIEEYDKILRIFKKLDRSIRVDIILRISGLLITGRLDLKNARRFIYKLQKFPGIKKYPHFEARIFNLLGVICRRELNYAQAEKYFQKALNIYKKLKDDYGMNGVLSNIALLAFNRDEYDNALHYYNKCLLLDKKINDKLGMATTFNNIGLVYQEIGDYKKAIQYYNKALIAAEKTGYRMGVGSALGNCGAVFEKQGDYPKAIEYYKKNFQIAKELGFRRQLGISSGLLGKVFIINGEYTQALKFLKIAFAIFQELNDISRMTLAQIHLGITYTKLRQYAKAGVHLYRAEQNAMKMNDKKLLSLVKSAIVDLEKNKK
- the pruA gene encoding L-glutamate gamma-semialdehyde dehydrogenase codes for the protein MMKPFRNEKYTDFTIAENRKKMEKALAEVEAQFGREYDIIIGGKRVKTNNKLISYNPSKKDQVVGVFQKADEKIAEQAMAAALETFKTWQYTPAKVRANYLFKMANIMRKRRLELDSWLVFEAGKNWNEADADIAEAIDFCEYYGREALRYDKGPKLLQYPGEKDVQVYIPLGVGIVIPPWNFPMAILTGMTTAAFVSGNTVILKPSSDTPTIAYKFMEVVEEAGVPSGVVNFMTGSGALAGDYLVRHPKTRFIAFTGSKEVGLRIVEQAAKTQPGQIWIKRVVAEMGGKDAIIVDSEADIDSAVNGVLVSAFGYQGQKCSACSRLILDDKIYEKFMEKFVPRVEAIKVGPVKYFENYMGPVISQSAYNSIMEYIKIGKSEGRLVCGGEPAGDEGWFIRPTVIEIDSPKARIFQEEIFGPVLAVIRARNYDHAIELANDSEYGLTGAVYTKNRKKIERAKKEFFVGNLYINRKCTGALVGVHPFGGFNMSGTDSKAGGPDYLLLFTQAKSIAEYVGIKKRKK
- a CDS encoding glutamine synthetase family protein: MTENEIIKEIKKNDIKFIDLWFSDILGSIKNVTITIVELQKALRDGIWFDGSSVEGFGRICESDMFLRPDLDTFRIIPWNAEKTARFICDVYGPDHKPSVVDPRGLLKKVLSNLKKDGMEFNVGAELEFYLFQRDGSRITPLLHDQVGYFDLGGDLALRVRKQMCEKLSEFGIVVEAGHHEVGKSQHEIDLRYTDALQLADNILTAKMVIKRIAEEHNLYATFMPKPLFGMAGCGMHTHQSIFKNGKNIFADPKDDYGLSETAYHYLAGLLAHIKEISAVISPIVNSYKRLVSGFEAPVYICWGRMNRSALVRVPQITKNRLNSTRLELRSVDPCTNPYLAFSVILEAGIDGVKRKLKPPKPVEEDVYHLESMDLQSKGIDVLPRSLWEALQYYHKSNLVKRTFGETLFEKYYEIKTREWNEYSIQVSKWEVDKYLEIY
- the guaA gene encoding glutamine-hydrolyzing GMP synthase, whose amino-acid sequence is MIAVIDFGSQYTQLIARRVRECGVFSEIFSCFIDRLKTENLEGIILSGGPGSVYESDIKVFKQFFEYNVPVLGICYGLQLTAQMFGGKVQHTKCREYGPAEIKIRNNLLFEGLPVRFKVWMSHGDSVVTLPPRAKVIASTDTTPIAGLQLRNFYGVQFHPEVRHTQYGMKIINNFLFRICKAKKTWSMGKFINEKIKEIRETVGDKKAICAISGGIDSTVAGVLTSRAIGSKFVGIFVDNGLLRYNEREEVERNLKNRMHLIVVDARKRFLNKLSGIKEPEQKRKIIGNEFIKIFEEEASKIKGVEYLIQGTLYPDVIESGKGIGPSAVIKSHHNVGGLPEKMHLKIIEPLRMLFKDEVREIARRLRMPETFIQRKPFPGPGLAVRIVGEINEQKLETLRQADRILQEEAQKLKNYKDIWQIFAVLLPLGSVGVMGDKRTYENVCAIRAVYSEDGMTADWVKLPDYFLRQVSSRITNEVKGINRVVYDITSKPPATIEWE
- the purF gene encoding amidophosphoribosyltransferase, with amino-acid sequence MCGIIGIIGKGRAIDYIYPGLIALQHRGQDAAGAVTYEQTFHLKKGQGLVTNVFNSKNIARLDGDIGIGHVRYPTVGPGGIEDAQPFVLTVPYGIALAHNGNLVNYFDLKKEIIEKDLRYLNSNCDAEIILNILSIELSKMDLSKFNADLLFQALKRVYDKLIGSFAVVCIIAGKGLLAFRDKNGIKPLVYAPNGEGYTFASESVALDMLGCSEFKDVEPGEAIFIDTHNNVFSKKIHNGKKATCIFEYVYFARPDSVIDGIGVYEARLRLGEELGKECLKAGIKPDVVVPVPDTARGSAQMVAEVLKVKHREGLIKNRYIYRTFIMPTQEKRIESVRMKLNVIKSEIKNKKVLLIDDSIVRGNTSKEIIGLIRSAGAKEVYFGVYSPPLKYPCVYGIDMQTRGEFIARNKSVEEIKKTIGADALIYQSVEGLIKGVGMGTTDFCTACFAGDYPTEISEGFLEKIERDRIKKAN